From the genome of Nicotiana sylvestris chromosome 1, ASM39365v2, whole genome shotgun sequence:
CCCCCCCCCAACGtatctccttcatcttcttcatggaGATTGAACCAAACCCCCTAGAACACTAAAAGAACCTAGGGTCAGCCATTTTAGACCTTAGGAGAACCCCCTATCAGATATCATCTTCCTTTTTCAGTCATTAGAGACTCCAAGCAAATAGTCAATGTCGCTGGACCTCCGTTCACCACGAAGCTTCCATCTCCAGCGAAGCTTCACCTCACAAATGACCACCCTGACGTCGAACACACAACAACTGTCGACTCTAAACTTTCACCAACCAAAACAACCTCCCCTCGTCCTCCTCATCACGCCAGCGACTCAACCAAGCTCGCCGGAAAACAACCCATAACACTAGTAACCTCCTTCAACAGCCTTCCACgaccacacgcacacacacatGGACAGAGCAATAATAAGAGGTCACTGAAATAGAGTGAGAGATAGACAGAGGAAAAGCgaagcagtccggttaaagtccggcgaaGTTCTGTCGAGCTCGCCGTTTGAAGTCTACGATCGCGTTTCGTTGCTGGATTTGTCTTTGTAAATCAGCTTTAAAGGATTCTGACAGCGAGATCTGGCTGGTTTTACATTTTTAGGTGATTTCCATTAAACGAGTGGAGTTTTGTTTGAGTCGAGGTTTTGGTTCGAGGTCCGGTGCTTCGAGGTCGTCAACAGTTAGCTCTGGCAAGAttttttcttgttcgttgtttcaAAAACATATTGCAGCTATAAAAGGTCCAATCCTAAACTTTATTTTCTCTTCAATTGTAAGATTTGTTTTCCTAATGCTATGAATGAAATCTCGATTTGGTTTCCTGTTCTTCGTTTTTTATTAAGGCTGTATTCAGAAGGAATTTTCTTGTTCCATTTTATGATACAACATTATTGTCCAGTAGATAAATCAGAAAGAGTGGCGTTGGAAACGAATTTTTTTCGCAGCGATATTGATTACGTTATGCTGATATTGAATATTTCTTATTCGTTGATTGAATGTTGGAAATTTCGATGCATTGACTTATcccatttttttaattttggatTATAATTGTACGGGTGTGGCTTGGTACCATAGTGACCATCTGTTTATTGATCCATGTCAAATGTTAGCCAAGAGGAAGTGCTCTCCTGGACAGAGCAGGGGTTTGATATGTATATAAATTTGGCATAAGAAGATGCAATATTTATACAACACTTTTTTAGTATATAAGTGTACGGCACTAGTCATACAACTCTGCATTTTATAATATAGGGTGCTTGGTTTCTAATATTTCATCCTGCATAATTGATTTGGACCTTAGGTTGCTCATTGGTGATTCACGTCTtcttttgaggtgtgccataaaaTCACTTAGTTTATGGCCCTTATAATACTAGATCAAGAAATCATTTGAAGAAAGAGATTTTAGGTGTGCCATAAGCAAAATTAAATCATCAATGGCCCTCACGAATGttataatttatatataaaatgaatttcgtagtttgctttaggtgcgcTAATTATAATTATCAGTTATTATCTAaatccgggggtgcatttcatgtgacccagtTCTAATTTCCAaaaaggttaaatagaacgtatcGTGAACCATGGgtacatttcatgtagcgtggatTACGATGTGTTTTTAATAACCTTGAATTTTCttgaaatattaaaagcggctagaaagttaaaaatgcacataggcttaaaagtattttaaaatcagataattaggccaataataaccgttgagtgactgtgctagaaccacggaactcgggaatggctaacaccttctcccaggttaacagaattctttatccggatttctgtgttcgcggactgtaaaacagagtcaatctttcctcgattcgggatttaaaaccagtgacttgggataccataaactaccccaagtggagactcttattcttaaataataatcccgtttcgattgtcactttaatcggacaaactcccttatatcccctttcGGGCGGgtaaagaggaggtgtgacagctctggtgactctgctgaggacaagaacccagaacttctggttcagggttcaaaattcaagcttagaataactgttatagttggccttttatttctgatttttatatgtttaagcctaatgtgctaattgacactttttactgctttgatactGTTTGAACTATCTATTAATTGTTACGAAatcctcttctctctgagtcttctaaatcatctgggaagtgtgcattttgtgtgacttcttttctgttagagtcatatcccaattttagaacgaggttcggacaagttgcaaagccggtgaagcttctgtattcccggtacgctacccttCATCCCCCTAGCTCGAGCtgttcgctcgggtaagccatgtctagaataaataaacctaggatttcaaacctagtataacatagcttcatgctggatccctagtaggaactcttgtttgcatcatgtgcattttgactttggggactcaacacaggggttgggtccgtctaggacaagtgcacctaaaatcaaaagaccatcctgatgcattttgctTGCTACtagcgcatttatttgattcggactgcatgttgaccgacttctagaataagggaaaaattgagaaaaaccaaattgaggtgagagagaggaaattACCCGCCTGTGAAAAACCTGGTATCTAAAATgcctcgaaactctgccgaaattttcagaaaagaaaaaaagttatTTCAAAAGTTTGTGTTTTCTGTTGCATCAAAATTACCCGAACTATGCAAGTtcgattctcactggatgtgggatACATAAGCAATCCTCATCGAGTCCAACTCCTTTTgccaaaaataacccaaaaaaaacGTGAAGTGTcactgttttgtcataaataaattaggTGACGCCATTCTTGTCCAGAATAGCCAAAAATTCCCCAAAAGGCGCTGGaatcctttttcaaaattttggttgATTAACAAAAACAGCCCTAAAATTTTTTCTTTCTTGAGGTGTTGAAGGGCTATATTCACATAaatgttttgttctaaattttgtgaaaatggatctttttctcttgagtcaaagtaaaccacagtcttttaatcaatcaccttaaataaatgtgcaggatgagcacaattgaaaatgaacctttcacAATCCGCGAGGAAATCCCATTAGAactacatatgtggtggaatgatttgggagaaGTGAGCAGAAAAACTGTGATAAAAGCTTTGGGTTGTCTTGTTGGGCTTCTGAAGATTAAGCCAAGGAAGGATATAGTTGAGGCTTTGATGCCATTccgggacccagcacataatgtgttccattttgCTGATTTTGAGTTAACTCTTACGCTTGAGGAAATAGCGGGCTACGCTGGTTTCAGtgggaatcttagaaatcaatgcccggtggcacctagaacagtgactcctcataagtttctggatctactaagcatcagtcgggaagtTCAAGAAGGAAACTTGGCCAAGGGATTCTGCACATTCTATTTCTTGTACTGACATTACAGGAATCCCCGCAGTTTTGAGATGCCAGATACCGATCTTACTCATCCGGGAAACAAAGATAAGTGGGAAGCTCGGTGGGTAttggcttttatagtggcattcttgggtgttTTAATTTGTCCAAGAAAGGATGGAAGCATAGAATTAGGTCTTGTGGGAATAACCGACTTCATGACTAAAAAGTCAAATGGAACCATTGTACCGATGATCTTGGCAGAGATTTACCGAGCTCTAACCGTCTGTCGAGAAGGGGGAATgttttttgaaggatgcaatatgattttacaactctggatggaggaacaccttttcCACCGTCCGTGGTACATGAACTGTGACATGACCGGTCTtgaatgcattgaaaaacatgaacaatGGGTGGAGGGctatgagttcccggatggtacggaagcatggtttgcacacttgagctccttgactgcaaacaagattgaatggacattcgggtggctctcagtcagtgaagtcatttatatgtcgaccgaggtgtgttttcttctattgatgggtctccggagcattcagccttatgccccGCACAGAATTCTACGCCAGTTAGGCAagtaccagaccatcccacatgaCGAGGATTTGAGTTGGTAGGTCATCGAATTGGAACCAAAAGTTGCTTTCCCAGAAGAAAGGATGCGTCAAATTTGGCATCAATATAGGTTCTTAGAGCCAAAGACTCAGGTACGTGATATATCCAGAGGCgagttggagcctagttacacagcTTGGAATGGTAAAAGGTCCCAAATCCATCTAGAGCCCGAACGGCCCGCAAAAAGGCCCCATATCCAACAATTCACTGATAGAGCGCaggagcaatgggattggttggcaaaagaggcaaacTACAGAGCCACCATAAGTAAATTGGAGGGACAGATCCGggatcttaaatttgacaaaagtgtACAAGCCGCGGCCGATGAAGGGGGAAGAAGAAATTGGTTCAAGAAAACAAGGCCCTCCAAACACAGATCCaaaaaatgagaatagctgctaAAAATCAGGAACGGAGCCAGAAGGATGAAAGACTCATAAGTGGTCTCAAGAGGAAAATAGTTGAGTGTGAGGATGATCTGGAGAAATCCGAGGGTAATCTGGCGAAAGCCCGAGCACAGTTAGTGAAGAATGCAGAGGGGCGAGCAGAGTTTGTCCAGCAGTTGAAGAGGAAATACGAGGGCACAACcaccaatttgaagaaaaggctaaTTACCCTCGAAAAAGAGATGGCCAAGCAAGCTGAGAGCTTTAAAGCAGAAAGGGAATATTGCTATGCATTAATGTCCCAGCtggaggaagatatgcaacagttgCAAGGTCAAAACCATCGTGATGCCCAAGTGCTAGAAGCTAGGACTCAGCAAATAGGGTGTTTGCTCCAAGAAAAGTGTatcatcagggagagggttagagccatcgctgactacatcgttatgaaatGCCATGgatgtgaagacatgactagaaccaccttCTTTTCTGCGGTAATGACCTTTGTTCGCCAAATAATGAGCGACCTGGAGCGCCTTCAAGGGGATCTTGCGCATAGGCCCGTGGCAAGACAAAATGATGTCCCACAGGCCCCTGGAGCAATTGAAGCGTTGATGTATTCACGATTTTCATtcaagtctgtattttcatttttttagttggagtctgttagtttgttTTCGGGTCAGTATTTTTATCTTTCTGTTGGAATCTGTTAGTCCctcttttcgagtctgttagttttatgATTAAATTCTATAGGATGAGTTGTTGTAATCAAGacgtttttattttatgaaaatttgaaaatcccaaaatatttttttatttttatttattattttacacTTATTCCCAGAACT
Proteins encoded in this window:
- the LOC138874597 gene encoding uncharacterized protein translates to MRIAAKNQERSQKDERLISGLKRKIVECEDDLEKSEGNLAKARAQLVKNAEGRAEFVQQLKRKYEGTTTNLKKRLITLEKEMAKQAESFKAEREYCYALMSQLEEDMQQLQGQNHRDAQVLEARTQQIGCLLQEKCIIRERVRAIADYIVMKCHGCEDMTRTTFFSAVMTFVRQIMSDLERLQGDLAHRPVARQNDVPQAPGAIEALMYSRFSFKSVFSFF